A DNA window from Coffea arabica cultivar ET-39 chromosome 6c, Coffea Arabica ET-39 HiFi, whole genome shotgun sequence contains the following coding sequences:
- the LOC113691356 gene encoding protein ZW2-like produces the protein MMASSSRQPISFQAFFEDWLVRQQRFLDELLSAQESSSTTSRIDDTDVVGDLIARVLAHYQEYYDEKSRMAHRNVFLAFSPTWFTPLERTFLWIAGFKPGLVCRLALGSLDDLTEDQIHRINGLSRETNWQEKLLDQKMAKIQESVASPPLVDLARSEGMQNQSATGSDIDDVDNRIEPLKSAMQNILRDADGLRTRTAETMAGILSPLQNVRFLSAAARLQFRIRMLGFQREADRQRGSTTNGW, from the coding sequence ATGATGGCTTCCAGTTCCAGGCAGCCTATCTCCTTTCAGGCATTTTTTGAAGACTGGCTGGTCCGCCAACAACGATTTCTTGATGAGCTCCTATCAGCGCAAGAATCCTCCTCCACCACCAGTAGGATTGACGACACTGATGTTGTCGGGGATCTCATTGCTCGAGTTCTGGCCCACTATCAAGAATACTATGATGAAAAATCCAGGATGGCCCACAGAAACGTTTTTCTTGCATTCTCTCCGACCTGGTTTACTCCCCTGGAAAGAACTTTCCTTTGGATTGCGGGGTTCAAGCCCGGATTAGTGTGCCGTCTGGCTCTTGGCTCCTTGGACGATCTGACGGAGGATCAAATCCACAGAATCAATGGACTGAGCCGGGAGACGAATTGGCAAGAGAAATTGTTGGATCAAAAGATGGCCAAGATCCAGGAGAGCGTGGCTTCACCACCGCTGGTGGACCTGGCGAGGAGCGAAGGAATGCAAAATCAATCCGCTACTGGCAGCGATATTGATGACGTGGACAATCGGATAGAGCCTCTAAAATCTGCCATGCAAAATATCCTGCGGGATGCAGACGGGTTGAGGACCAGGACAGCCGAAACGATGGCTGGAATACTATCTCCCCTTCAAAATGTAAGGTTCTTGTCAGCGGCTGCTCGGCTGCAGTTTAGGATTCGGATGCTCGGCTTCCAGAGAGAGGCAGATAGGCAGCGCGGTTCCACAACTAATGGCTGGTAG
- the LOC113693700 gene encoding acyl-coenzyme A oxidase 4, peroxisomal: MKFPSSKAQGDMYKEAKRSSYFDLPALDVSIAFPQATPASIFPPCASDYYQFDDLLTPDEKETRQKVRKCMEKEVAPIMAKYWEKAEFPFEVVPKLGALCIAGSTLKGYGCPGLSITASAVATAELARVDASCSTFILVHSSLAMLTIGMCGSESQKQKYLPSLAKLDTIGCWALTEPDYGSDASALRTTATKVAGGWILEGQKRWIGNSTFADILVVFARNTTTNQINGFIVKKDAPGLQATKIENKIGLRIVQNGDILLKKVFVPDEDRLSGVNSFQDTNKVLAISRVMVAWQPIGIVMGVYDMCHRYLKERKQFGAPLAAFQINQQKLVQMLSNIQAMILIGWRLCKLYESGTLTPGRASMGKSWITLRARETVSLGRELLGGNGILADFLVAKAFCDLEPIYTYEGTYDINTLVTGREITGISSFKPAAVRQQSRL, translated from the exons ATGAAGTTTCCATCCTCCAAAGCTCAAG GAGATATGTATAAGGAGGCGAAGAGGAGTTCCTACTTTGATTTACCTGCACTTGATGTTTCCATAGCATTTCCTCAAGCAACTCCAGCATCCATCTTCCCTCCTTGTG CTTCGGACTACTACCAGTTTGATGACCTTTTGACCCCTGACGAAAAAGAGACCAGACAGAAAGTGAGAAAATGCATGGAAAAAGAAGTAGCTCCAATAATGGCTAAG TACTGGGAGAAGGCAGAGTTTCCATTTGAAGTTGTCCCAAAGCTTGGTGCCTTGTGTATTGCAGGTAGCACTCTCAAG GGATATGGCTGTCCTGGTCTTTCTATCACTGCAAGCGCTGTTGCTACTGCAGAACTTGCTAGAGTTGATGCAAGCTGCTCTACCTTCATATTGGTGCATTCTTCTTTGGCAATGCTCACTATTG GAATGTGTGGATCAGAATCCCAAAAGCAAAAATATCTACCTTCATTGGCCAAACTTGATACCATAGGTTGTTGG GCTTTGACTGAACCTGACTACGGAAGTGATGCAAGTGCCTTAAGAACAACTGCAACAAAG GTTGCAGGCGGTTGGATCCTTGAAGGGCAGAAGAGATGGATAGGAAACAGCACCTTTGCTGATATATTGGTTGTATTTGCTAGAAACACAACCACAAACCAGATAAATGG ATTTATTGTAAAGAAGGATGCTCCAGGACTACAAGCCACAAAGATAGAAAATAAGATTGGATTGCGAATTGTGCAAAATGGAGACATTCTACTGAAGAAAGTGTTCGTCCCTGATGAAGACAGATTATCTGGTGTAAATTCCTTTCAGGATACAAACAAG GTGCTTGCTATTTCACGTGTTATGGTTGCTTGGCAACCTATTGGCATTGTGATGGGTGTTTATGACATGTGTCACAG GTACTTGAAAGAGAGAAAGCAGTTCGGAGCTCCTCTAGCAGCTTTTcagatcaatcaacaaaaactgGTTCAGATGTTGAGTAATATTCAAGCCATGATTCTGATTGGGTGGCGCCTATGCAAGTTGTATGAGAGTGGTACGCTGACTCCTGGTCGTGCCAGCATGGGAAAG TCATGGATTACCTTGAGGGCCAGGGAGACCGTGTCTCTTGGTCGTGAATTACTTGGTGGCAACGGGATATTAGCCGACTTTTTGGTTGCAAAG GCATTTTGTGATTTGGAGCCGATCTATACATACGAAGGCACTTATGACATCAATACCCTGGTAACGGGTAGGGAGATTACTGGTATTTCTAGTTTTAAGCCAGCTGCCGTTAGACAACAAAGCCGCCTTTAA